The sequence below is a genomic window from Micromonas commoda chromosome 10, complete sequence.
GCCGTAGCTGCCACCGTAGTGGCCGCCGTAGCTGCCGCCGTAGTGGTCGCCGTAGCCGTAGTGGTAGCTGCCGCCGTAGGGGTCGCCGTAGCTGCCGCCGTAGTGGTCGCCGTAGCTGCCGCCGTAGTGGTCGCCGTAGCTGCCGCCGTAGTGGTCGCCGTAGCTGCCGCCGTAGTGGCCGCCGTAGCTGCCGCCGTAGTGGCCGCCAGAGTGGACGCTCTGATCGCCTACGAAGATGGGATCGTGCGCGCTGCAGGGGATGGAGTCGCAGCCCGGCAGGGTGGTGAATCCGTGGGGATCCTGGCAGTCACACGGGGTCATCGCTTGGTGGTGCGCGCCGTTGAATGTCCAGTCCCAGTGCGCGTGGGAAGCGTCTTGGTGCGTGTTCCACCAGTCCCCGGCGTGCCAGACGCCGTACTCGTCGTAGTGGCCGTTCGTGAGGTCCATGGGGGGGGAGGCGTGCACGTTGTCGTAGTAACCCCCACCGTTCGTGAGACCGTCACCGCCGAAGTGCCAGTCGCCGAGGTGGTCGCCCTGCCACTGCGTGTCCCAGTTGGTGTGGGACTCGGTCTCGTGCGTGTTCCACCAAGCCATGTCGTGccactcgccgccggtggtgtAGTGACCGGTGGCGTGGTCATCGGACGGGCACTCGCCGACAGTGACGTCGAAGAAATCGCCGTAGCCGTGGCCGCCGAGCCAGTTGGACTtgtcgatgcgcgcggggcAATCGTCGGGGAGCATGGACGTGTAGACGGTGGTGGACTGAGACTGTGAGCCGACGCTGTTGCCGATGGAGACGTGCGTGGCGCCGCACATGAACTCGAGCCACATGCCCCAGCCGTGGCCGTCGAGGCCGTTGGGGTCCATGCGCTTGACGGTGACCTTGCGTCCGGAGCAGGACTCGGCGGGGGTCGccacgacgggggcgggcggggagggaggaggagtggCAGGTGGCAGAGGATCGCAGTATTCCCAGCGCTTGTTCGGGTCAGTCGTGTAGCACCAGATGGTGGGCTCGCCATCGGGGTTGCGGCAGTAGTTGTTGCCCGCGGAGCCCTTGGCTTCGTTTCTGCGCGTGTGGTGGTGAGGAGTCTGCGAGTCCCAGTTCTGGCACGTGCGACCGGAGCGGGTCTTCGTCTGGCATCCGCGGTAGCCTTCGTCGCCAACTCCCCTCAGAGTCTCGTCGCACGTTTGTTCGGCGGCAGGCTCCACGGGGGCGGGCTccacgacgggggcgggcggggagggaGCCTCCTCGGCAGAGGATTCTGGCAGAGGATCGCAGAATTCCCAGCGCTTGTTCGGGTCAGTCGTGTAGCACCAGATGGTGGGCTCGCCATCGGGGTTGCGGCAGTAGTTGTTGCCCGCGGAGCCCTTGGCTTCGTTTCTGCGCGTGTGGTGGTGAGGAGTCTGCGAGTCCCAGTTCTGGCACGTGCGACCGGAGCGGGTCTTCGTCTGGCATCCGCGGTAGCCTTCGTCGCCAACTCCCCTCAGAGTCTCGTCGCACGTTTgttcggcggcagcctcggcctcggccttggctttggcctcagcctcagccttggcggcagcctcggcctcggcgtcagAGGATTCTGGCAGAGGATCGCAGAATTCCCAGCGCTTGTTCGGGTCCGTGGTGTAGCACCAGATGGTGGGCTCGCCATCGGGGTTGCGGCAGTAGTTGTTGCCCGCGGAGCCCTTGGCTTCGTTTCTGCGCGAGTGGTGGTGAGGAGTCTGCGAGTCCCAGTTCTGGCACGTGCGACCGGAGCGGGTCTTCGTCTGGCATCCGCGGTAGCCTTCGTCGCCAACTCCCCTCAGAGTCTCGTCGCACGTTTgttcggcggcagcctcggcctcggcggcggccttggcctcagcctcagccttggcggcagcctcggcctcggccttggctttggcctcagcctcagccttggccttggcctcagcctcggccttctcggcggcggccttctcggcggcagccttctcagccgcagccttctcttcggcagccttcttggcctccttTTCCTCGAGTTCCTTCATGAATTGCTTCCACTCGGCAAAGTCCCTGGCGCCGTTCTTGCATCCCTTCTTGCAGGAGTTGTCGTCGGTGccccatcgcgcggcgcactcgtAAGGCGCGGGCTGGAACTTGTCGCCGAAGGAATCCTCgtgcgcggggacgtcgccgcaaCCGGGGTAGTTGCAGTGATGGTAGGTGACGCCGTTGACGGTGCGATCGCACTTGACGTCGGCGCACTCGGCGTCGCAGTCATCCTGGGTGACGCCGCCCCTGACCATGGTACAGGCCTGGAGGCAGGAGAGCCTCTGGTTGGAGCCCTGGACGATGTCGATGTTGCAGCACTCGTTGTCCGCGGCGCACATCTTCTGGCACTCCGCGAACGACTGCTCGGCGTacgccttggcctccgcctcagccttggccttggcggcgtttTCCTCGttgacgcgagcggcgaggtcgtccgccgcctcctcttcGGGAGTTTCCTCCTCGGGAATTTCAGCCTCCACGTCCTCGTACATGTCCCgagcgtcgtcctcctcgtacTTGGTCCACTCCTCGCCGTGGAAGTCGacggcggggtcgacgggcggcgggtttTCATCCGTCTCTGGCTCGGGCTCCGTGTCCGGGGACTTATCAGCGTCCGCGTACTCAATCTTGGCGATGgtgtcctcgccgacggtgtCCTCGAAGTggtcctcgaggagctcggtgACGTCGACGGACTCGACCTCGGGTTGGGgttccgcgggcgcctcctcgagggaATCCTCGTATGACTCCTGGTCGATGGGAAGGATCACCGGCTCGGtctggacgtcgtcggcttcgGTCGGGGCGGGGCACATGACGCGAACCTTGGGCTCGTCGACGGGCTCGGACATGGCGAtcgtgtcgccgccggtgccgaagAAGGCCATGCCCTCGTACTTGCCGGAGTTGTACGTGTAGCATCCCTTGGTGCCGTACTCTCCGGCGAAATCgtaaccgccgccgccgatctgGAGgccggcggcttccgcggcggcttggcACGACTTCTCAGAGTCGCACGCGACCATGCCGGGCGCGGCTTTGATGTCGAAGAGCGAGtgcgtctcctcctcgggctcgatCGCGGGCATGTCGaccggctcgggctcgcccttggcgtcgacgaccgggGTGGTGACGATTCCCTTGGGCACGCAGAAGCAAGCCTTGCCGGATCCGGGCGCCACGTCTTTCCCGGTGTGGTCGATGTCGCAGGGGAAGCCGGACGTTCCCGGGGTGACGGTGAACTTctggagcgcgacgacgtcggcgaaggtGTTCTCCCAGCTGTCGTCGGAGGCGTGGTACCGCGGGCcgaagacgacgtcgccgtcggggcacTCGCAcgtctcgccctcgccggagCAGAAAAAGTTGAACGAACGGCCGTCCAGCTCGCAAGCCTTGACATCCTCCACGAGAATGTCAACCTCGCCCCTGAGgcggtcggcgagggcgtcggacgcggcagccttggcgttgagctcctcgacgagcgcgtcggtcTGCAGCTTATCGGTCTTGGAGTTCTTGAGCTCCACCTTGATTCCCACGAGTTCATCCGCGAGGTCGCCCTTCTCGGATTTGCAATGTGAGAGTTTGTCCTCGAGGGAGGCGATGCGGGCGTtgtcgtcgtggtcgtcgccgcgcgccgccgcgaggtccgccttGCAAATCTCGACGTCATCCTGCGCGCTCGTCATCTTGACCGAGAGCGCGTCGAAGGAGGCCTTGcactcctcgagctcggagacctgctcggcgcgaatggcgagctcagccttgtcctgcgcgcacgtcgcgagaTCTTtgtcgagcttggcgagcttgTCGAGGTTTTCGGTGTTCTTGACGTACAGCTTGTACTTCTGCTGGCGCGtcttctcgagctcgtaGTGCTTGTCCTTGAGCTGGTTCTCGAGGTCGGCGATGATCTCGTTGTCGTGCGAGCCCGCGAGGTGCTTGTTCCTGCCGCCGTGGCCGACCTTCAGGAACTCCTCGCGGGTGTCGACGATGGACTGCTCCAGATCTTGCACCTGCTTCTCGAGCGCGATGTTGTCTTCGGTGAGCGCCTTGTTGTCTTCGACGAGCCGCTCGACCTGCTTGTTGAGAtcgtcgagctgcgcgaggggATCGTCGGTgatgtcgtcgccgcccacgtcctggtcgtcctcgccctctccGAGGCGATGGTAGACGctggaagccgccgcgacgcgctcggcgtgtgGGACGGGGGAAGGGGCCGCGTGCCTGTGCGACTTGCCCGCGTGCGCCACCTTGTTGGCGTGCTTGCCGCCGTACTTGAGCGggccgacgcggccgggcttcgcggcgttggaagcgccgaggctcgcgaggccACCCCGCACGGTGACGGAGACGGGGTGAGACGGGGAGGTGGtcacgacgccggcgccgacgagcagcgcgccgacggccatGGCCCCGCCGTAGCGGACGGCCCTCGACCACGTGCTCCTTttgcgctcctcgcggtccacgaggggcgcgctctcgtccgcgaggagtGGGCTCGCCATCTCGTGAGGCGCTGCGCCGTACACCATGGTGTATCGGGAGCCTGGAGGGATCGACACGGAACTTGTCGCGTCCGGGCGGGTCGAACGCctatcgacgccgcgcgaacgacgaagGCGGACCTAGATGTTTCCGACGCGGGCAAGTTCGTCGAGTGCGAGGACCGATGCGGATCGAtactcgcgcgcgacgttccTCCGGCGCGTCAAACAAGTGCgaggccgacggcgtcgcgatgtAGATGGGAGAGTACACTAAAGTAACAGAAATTTTGGGCGTCACCACGACGAATCATGCCCTCGAATCGTATGCAAATCAGTCTGCAAAGTTTTAACCACCCAGACT
It includes:
- a CDS encoding predicted protein — protein: YRGCQTKTRSGRTCQNWDSQTPHHHTRRNEAKGSAGNNYCRNPDGEPTIWCYTTDPNKRWEFCDPLPESSAEEAPSPPAPTLRGVGDEGYRGCQTKTRSGRTCQNWDSQTPHHHTRRNEAKGSAGNNYCRNPDGEPTIWCYTTDPNKRWEYCD
- a CDS encoding predicted protein, which gives rise to MVYGAAPHEMASPLLADESAPLVDREERKRSTWSRAVRYGGAMAVGALLVGAGVVTTSPSHPVSVTVRGGLASLGASNAAKPGRVGPLKYGGKHANKVAHAGKSHRHAAPSPVPHAERVAAASSVYHRLGEGEDDQDVGGDDITDDPLAQLDDLNKQVERLVEDNKALTEDNIALEKQVQDLEQSIVDTREEFLKVGHGGRNKHLAGSHDNEIIADLENQLKDKHYELEKTRQQKYKLYVKNTENLDKLAKLDKDLATCAQDKAELAIRAEQVSELEECKASFDALSVKMTSAQDDVEICKADLAAARGDDHDDNARIASLEDKLSHCKSEKGDLADELVGIKVELKNSKTDKLQTDALVEELNAKAAASDALADRLRGEVDILVEDVKACELDGRSFNFFCSGEGETCECPDGDVVFGPRYHASDDSWENTFADVVALQKFTVTPGTSGFPCDIDHTGKDVAPGSGKACFCVPKGIVTTPVVDAKGEPEPVDMPAIEPEEETHSLFDIKAAPGMVACDSEKSCQAAAEAAGLQIGGGGYDFAGEYGTKGCYTYNSGKYEGMAFFGTGGDTIAMSEPVDEPKVRVMCPAPTEADDVQTEPVILPIDQESYEDSLEEAPAEPQPEVESVDVTELLEDHFEDTVGEDTIAKIEYADADKSPDTEPEPETDENPPPVDPAV